From the genome of Clostridium sp. BNL1100, one region includes:
- a CDS encoding family 43 glycosylhydrolase: MVKKQGFNPYLPSWEYIPDAEPHVFNGRVYVYGSHDRFNGYVYCLNDYVCWSAPVEDLSDWRYEGVIYKKTDDPLNPDGSMCLYAPDVTVGPDGRYYLYYVLDKVPVVSVAVCDTPAGKYEFYGYVHYSDGTRLGEKEGDQPQFDPGVLTEGDKTYLYTGFCGKGDKSRKGPMATVLGADMLTIVESPVFIAPSEPYSEGSGYEGHEFFEASSIRKRKDTYYFIYSSIVFHELCYATSKFPTKDFVYGGVIVSNSDLHIDTYKPAEKPMFYGANNHGSICEINDKWYIFYHRHTNGTNFSRQGCVEPISFLEDGSIPQVEMTSCGPNGGPLVGYGEYPAYLACNLFYKEESVYTDWTGAWMDHQFPKITQDGRDGDEEIGYIANMKDSATAGFKYFDCKGVKKVKIKVRGYCQGEFELKTAWNGTALGKIPVVFSNIWKEYSADIVIPDGVHALYFSYAGSGSASLASFTLE; encoded by the coding sequence ATGGTAAAAAAGCAAGGTTTCAATCCATATCTTCCTTCATGGGAGTATATTCCTGACGCCGAACCCCATGTTTTTAATGGCAGGGTCTATGTTTACGGCTCTCATGATCGTTTTAACGGTTATGTATACTGTTTGAATGATTATGTATGTTGGTCGGCACCTGTGGAGGATTTGTCTGATTGGCGGTACGAAGGTGTAATTTATAAAAAGACAGATGATCCGCTAAATCCCGACGGAAGTATGTGTCTCTATGCACCTGACGTTACTGTAGGTCCAGATGGACGCTATTATTTGTACTATGTACTGGATAAGGTTCCTGTTGTTTCAGTAGCAGTTTGTGATACCCCGGCAGGCAAATATGAATTTTATGGATATGTACATTATTCCGATGGAACACGCCTTGGTGAAAAAGAGGGGGATCAGCCTCAATTCGATCCCGGTGTGTTGACAGAAGGAGATAAAACCTACCTGTATACAGGCTTTTGCGGAAAAGGTGATAAATCAAGGAAGGGTCCTATGGCAACAGTGCTTGGGGCGGATATGCTTACGATTGTAGAAAGCCCGGTGTTTATAGCGCCAAGTGAGCCTTACAGTGAAGGCAGTGGGTATGAAGGACATGAGTTTTTTGAAGCTTCTTCAATTCGCAAGAGGAAAGATACCTATTATTTCATTTATTCCTCGATTGTTTTTCATGAATTGTGTTACGCTACCAGCAAATTCCCAACGAAGGACTTTGTCTACGGCGGAGTGATTGTAAGCAACAGCGATCTCCATATTGATACTTACAAGCCGGCGGAAAAACCCATGTTTTATGGTGCAAACAACCATGGCAGCATCTGTGAAATCAATGACAAGTGGTACATTTTTTATCATAGACATACCAATGGAACGAATTTCAGCCGTCAGGGCTGTGTTGAGCCTATTTCATTCCTTGAAGATGGTTCAATTCCTCAGGTGGAGATGACTTCTTGCGGACCCAATGGAGGCCCTCTTGTAGGATACGGGGAATACCCGGCATATTTGGCATGTAATCTGTTCTACAAGGAGGAATCCGTCTATACCGATTGGACCGGAGCATGGATGGATCATCAGTTCCCTAAAATTACCCAGGACGGAAGAGATGGGGATGAAGAAATAGGCTATATCGCTAATATGAAGGATTCTGCTACAGCCGGATTTAAGTATTTTGACTGCAAGGGTGTCAAGAAAGTCAAAATCAAGGTTCGCGGATATTGCCAGGGCGAATTCGAGCTAAAAACAGCCTGGAACGGAACGGCTCTTGGAAAGATACCTGTAGTATTTTCGAATATATGGAAGGAGTATTCTGCAGATATCGTGATACCAGACGGTGTACATGCATTATATTTCTCATATGCAGGGTCGGGCAGTGCAAGTTTGGCTTCTTTTACACTAGAATAA
- a CDS encoding S8 family serine peptidase, whose protein sequence is MRKFKSAISILVIMAVSINLSIFKIEAKINTDDDNCKLIIKYKDNTDKDIVYKNINKKHDNIKIDTLEKYKDNMDLIKVSGSDLESVISDLESDENIEFVQQDYVLNCENVYNTITPTDSYFSYQWGLKNNGQLIGNYGVKDVDINVIPAWTYTQGSDEVIIGVLDSGVYINHEDLHNNIYINKSEIPNNNIDDDNNGYIDDVNGWDFINNDNSVYDSFSEDLHGTFVAGIIAASSNNIGICGVAPNVKIMPLKFISDTQGHTSDAIRAIEYAESMGIDIINCSWGGLNYNKALKSAMNDIQKRCYSVGNQVLDIILNYYLTSIKKDVKINVTGKCMWGIKVDNVNLCTIFSNLIQNAVEELSIESTEDKYLNITVREGNDYVRIEIINSISNIHANKKEDFFKTQKHDRRNHGIGLQNVKKVIQCNGGIFNIKIENNNFRAIVILQKESLMMASPSYERPGVYSR, encoded by the coding sequence ATGAGAAAATTCAAAAGTGCAATCAGTATTCTAGTTATAATGGCAGTAAGTATAAATTTATCAATTTTTAAGATCGAAGCAAAAATTAATACTGATGATGATAATTGTAAGTTAATAATAAAATATAAAGACAATACGGATAAAGATATTGTTTATAAAAATATTAATAAAAAACATGATAATATAAAAATTGATACCCTTGAAAAATATAAAGATAATATGGATTTAATAAAAGTAAGTGGAAGTGATCTAGAGAGTGTAATTTCTGATTTAGAAAGTGATGAAAATATAGAATTTGTTCAACAAGATTATGTATTAAATTGTGAGAATGTTTATAATACCATTACTCCAACTGATAGTTACTTTTCTTATCAATGGGGATTAAAGAATAATGGTCAGCTGATTGGTAATTATGGAGTTAAAGATGTTGATATAAATGTTATCCCTGCATGGACATATACTCAGGGATCCGATGAGGTTATCATTGGAGTTTTAGATTCAGGAGTATACATTAATCACGAGGATTTACATAATAATATTTATATTAATAAATCGGAAATACCAAATAATAACATTGACGATGATAATAACGGTTATATAGATGATGTGAACGGATGGGATTTTATTAATAATGATAATTCTGTTTATGATTCTTTTTCCGAGGATCTTCATGGAACGTTTGTAGCAGGAATTATTGCGGCTTCTAGCAACAACATAGGTATATGTGGAGTTGCGCCGAATGTAAAAATTATGCCATTGAAATTCATTAGCGACACGCAAGGACATACATCTGATGCTATCAGAGCAATAGAGTATGCAGAATCTATGGGCATAGATATAATAAATTGTAGTTGGGGTGGACTAAATTATAATAAAGCATTAAAGTCTGCTATGAATGATATTCAAAAGAGATGTTATAGTGTTGGAAATCAAGTATTAGACATCATTTTGAATTATTATCTTACATCAATTAAAAAAGATGTAAAAATCAATGTAACAGGTAAATGCATGTGGGGTATTAAAGTTGATAATGTGAATTTATGTACAATTTTTTCAAATTTAATTCAGAACGCAGTTGAAGAATTATCAATAGAAAGTACAGAAGATAAATATTTAAACATAACAGTACGAGAAGGAAATGATTACGTAAGAATAGAAATAATAAATAGTATCAGCAACATACATGCAAACAAGAAAGAGGATTTTTTCAAAACACAAAAGCATGATAGAAGAAATCATGGCATTGGCTTGCAAAATGTTAAAAAAGTAATCCAATGTAATGGAGGAATATTTAATATCAAAATAGAGAATAATAATTTTAGAGCTATTGTTATACTACAAAAGGAGAGCCTCATGATGGCATCGCCAAGTTACGAAAGGCCCGGGGTGTACAGCCGGTAA
- a CDS encoding AraC family transcriptional regulator translates to MAHIYYVEYDATHPESFVFDMPGGHDCWLLVLTQTPAQFWVNGEMAEYPANSAVLYPPHHKILYRACSDRYVNDWVRFDSAEPYLIDTAIPLGIPFPLTDPGYCHKLFQLLVAENTLSNSYRELAIDYLLKVLFIKLHEASKYTKNFIQFQSILELRRNIHNNPGYPWSVPAMAESLHLSPGYLQALYKETFGISCMKDVINCRIRFAKDQLIHSPHTIAEISTLCGYNNVEHFVRQFHKITGCTPRAFRNLAMPS, encoded by the coding sequence ATGGCTCATATATACTATGTCGAGTACGATGCTACTCATCCTGAAAGTTTTGTTTTTGATATGCCGGGAGGGCATGACTGTTGGCTGCTGGTTCTTACACAGACTCCCGCACAATTCTGGGTAAATGGAGAAATGGCAGAATACCCTGCAAACAGTGCTGTTTTATACCCTCCTCACCACAAAATACTTTACCGAGCCTGCTCGGACAGATATGTTAATGATTGGGTTCGCTTTGATTCTGCAGAGCCATACCTTATTGATACTGCGATCCCTTTGGGTATTCCATTTCCTTTGACTGATCCGGGATATTGCCACAAGCTGTTTCAGTTACTTGTAGCAGAAAATACTTTAAGCAACAGCTATAGAGAACTTGCTATTGACTATTTGCTTAAAGTATTGTTTATTAAACTTCATGAAGCCTCCAAGTATACGAAAAACTTCATTCAATTTCAATCAATATTGGAATTGCGCAGAAACATTCATAATAATCCGGGGTATCCTTGGAGTGTTCCTGCCATGGCAGAAAGCCTGCATTTGAGTCCAGGCTATTTGCAAGCATTGTACAAAGAAACGTTTGGAATCTCCTGCATGAAAGACGTAATAAATTGCCGTATTCGTTTTGCAAAAGACCAGCTTATACACAGTCCACACACGATTGCAGAAATATCGACTCTATGCGGGTATAACAATGTAGAACATTTTGTCAGGCAGTTTCATAAAATTACCGGCTGTACACCCCGGGCCTTTCGTAACTTGGCGATGCCATCATGA
- a CDS encoding ABC-2 family transporter protein translates to MKSLIKYIKLYFAFFSYSLSRELQYRVNFIVVVIGYIFYLVANLALFGVIYQWTNNIGGWTFNEILIFLGTYHAVHGLWDFSTALNVERISEYVGNGSLDLILVKPVDSLFFVIFRNMNFASIINVFLGIILTITGVVANKSSVNIGTILIYIVLAINGVVIFTMIQLLVQLISFKVIKTNMLNNLFYQGIKFAEKPDVIFSGIIRYVLMFFIPMIVIVNFPSRILMGRLNVTFILYDLLVTIVVLAIGIIGWRLAIKNYSSASS, encoded by the coding sequence ATGAAAAGCTTAATTAAGTACATTAAATTATATTTTGCATTTTTTAGTTATTCGTTGAGTCGCGAACTACAATATCGGGTCAATTTTATTGTAGTAGTTATCGGATATATTTTTTATCTGGTTGCAAATTTGGCACTGTTTGGTGTTATATATCAATGGACTAATAATATTGGAGGATGGACCTTTAATGAAATTCTAATTTTCTTAGGTACATATCATGCAGTTCATGGATTATGGGATTTTAGTACGGCTTTAAATGTTGAACGTATTTCTGAATATGTGGGTAACGGTTCTTTGGATCTCATTTTGGTTAAGCCGGTAGATTCATTGTTTTTTGTTATTTTTCGTAACATGAATTTCGCTTCAATTATTAATGTTTTTTTAGGAATTATTTTAACCATAACTGGTGTTGTTGCAAATAAGAGTAGTGTAAATATTGGAACTATACTTATATATATAGTTTTAGCTATTAACGGTGTTGTTATTTTCACTATGATTCAGCTGTTGGTTCAGTTGATTTCATTTAAAGTAATTAAAACAAATATGCTTAATAATTTATTTTACCAAGGTATCAAATTTGCTGAAAAGCCGGATGTAATATTCAGCGGTATTATTCGTTATGTCCTGATGTTCTTTATTCCAATGATAGTAATTGTTAATTTCCCAAGTAGAATATTGATGGGCAGGCTAAATGTTACATTTATACTTTATGACCTATTAGTGACAATAGTAGTTTTAGCTATTGGTATAATAGGTTGGCGTCTGGCAATAAAAAATTACAGCAGTGCGAGTAGCTAA
- a CDS encoding ABC transporter ATP-binding protein translates to MIQIEQLCKSYDSKKIFQSVSYNFENNQIYALVGVNGIGKSTLMNAIVQYKMMDTGVIKIDGLSNDNFDSKYAYFFIPDRKDMFLNLTAYEYFSFIAKIYKQDLNSISNKIDILANKLKMGSELSNYIADYSLGMKQKTYLMGAFISGARNLILDEPFNGLDPESILTVKNLLIEYKSKNNLIIYSIHNLDLAANFGDTIVFIDQNREVFSYPNTNNITQLEEIFFSRCVVQ, encoded by the coding sequence ATGATACAAATTGAACAGTTATGTAAAAGTTATGATTCAAAAAAGATATTTCAGAGTGTCTCATATAATTTTGAAAACAATCAGATATATGCATTAGTCGGAGTAAATGGGATAGGAAAGTCTACTTTAATGAATGCAATCGTCCAATACAAGATGATGGATACTGGTGTCATTAAAATTGATGGTTTATCAAATGATAATTTTGATAGCAAATATGCTTATTTTTTTATACCAGATAGAAAGGACATGTTCCTGAACCTAACAGCCTATGAGTATTTTAGTTTTATAGCAAAAATATACAAACAGGATTTAAACTCAATAAGTAATAAGATTGATATATTAGCAAATAAATTGAAAATGGGATCGGAATTGTCAAATTATATAGCTGATTACTCCTTGGGCATGAAACAAAAAACTTATTTAATGGGAGCCTTTATTTCAGGTGCGAGAAACCTTATATTGGATGAACCTTTTAATGGACTGGACCCAGAAAGTATACTTACAGTAAAAAATTTATTAATAGAATACAAATCAAAGAATAATTTAATTATTTACTCAATTCATAACTTGGATTTAGCTGCAAATTTTGGTGACACAATAGTTTTTATTGACCAAAATCGGGAAGTATTTTCTTACCCTAATACTAACAATATTACACAACTTGAAGAGATTTTTTTTAGTAGATGCGTTGTGCAATAA
- a CDS encoding ABC-2 family transporter protein: MDFIKKYSAILKMGLSDATEYRFNFFTQILLWYFPLGIQILLWSVVYKNSGSTTIVGYSLSAMITYYIIAMIVNELVKTEGIEWTVISDIRDGFLQRYLVQPVDFILFKLVYVFSKKLVVIICIIINLIPMALFFRDFIQLPEFSQNILYFIVSLILALIIFYFIQTTIAMLSFWFTEFASIFHFIPFIYSILNGSAFPLNILPGWIHTLLSYTPFYYMVYFPTQLLAGNLDNAAIAKGLTVETIWLLICLLLCKFVWNKGIKEFSATGG, encoded by the coding sequence ATGGATTTTATTAAAAAATATAGTGCCATATTAAAAATGGGGTTATCTGATGCTACAGAATATCGTTTTAACTTTTTTACCCAAATTTTATTATGGTACTTTCCATTAGGAATCCAAATTTTACTTTGGAGCGTAGTTTATAAAAATTCAGGAAGTACTACCATTGTAGGTTATTCACTAAGTGCTATGATTACGTATTATATTATAGCAATGATTGTAAATGAATTAGTGAAAACTGAGGGAATTGAATGGACTGTAATATCTGACATCAGAGATGGATTTTTGCAGCGCTATTTAGTTCAACCTGTAGATTTTATTTTATTCAAACTGGTATATGTGTTTTCCAAAAAGTTAGTGGTTATTATTTGCATTATAATAAATCTTATTCCAATGGCATTATTCTTTCGGGATTTTATACAGTTACCTGAATTTTCACAGAATATATTGTATTTTATTGTTTCTCTGATTTTAGCATTGATTATTTTTTATTTTATTCAAACAACTATTGCAATGTTGTCCTTTTGGTTTACTGAATTTGCATCGATTTTTCATTTTATACCTTTTATATATTCCATATTAAATGGATCTGCGTTTCCATTAAATATTTTACCTGGTTGGATTCATACATTATTGTCATATACTCCATTTTATTATATGGTTTATTTTCCAACACAATTACTTGCAGGTAATTTGGATAACGCTGCAATAGCAAAAGGTCTTACAGTCGAAACTATCTGGCTTTTAATATGTTTGCTATTGTGTAAATTTGTTTGGAACAAGGGGATAAAAGAATTTTCTGCAACCGGAGGTTGA
- a CDS encoding PIG-L family deacetylase, whose product MTKNENQGILEIIKNNSFNSMLFGRVIPAKRIIVLAPHCDDEVLGCGGTILEYLKKQCQVVIIYLTLDKEKKRKIEALNAWNSFDNIVQEFFSFEDSMLSSSENDCVNKLCELIQKYNPDIIFTPWFIDMHNDHRATSTFLAHSLKAILTNTAISTQYIACYEVNFPVYINYSINITKSFEQKIEILKNYVSQNPEHLENVIKNLNKYRAEQIGLRQILWAEAYYVCNCEFFCTLIERFL is encoded by the coding sequence ATGACAAAAAATGAAAATCAAGGTATTTTAGAAATAATTAAAAATAATTCTTTTAATAGTATGTTATTTGGAAGAGTTATTCCTGCTAAACGCATCATTGTATTAGCTCCTCACTGTGATGATGAGGTATTGGGTTGCGGAGGAACAATTCTTGAATATTTAAAAAAGCAATGTCAGGTTGTAATTATATATCTTACTTTGGATAAGGAGAAAAAACGCAAAATAGAAGCCCTAAATGCTTGGAATTCGTTTGATAATATAGTTCAGGAATTTTTTAGCTTTGAGGACTCTATGCTTTCTTCATCTGAAAATGATTGTGTAAACAAACTTTGTGAATTAATTCAAAAATATAACCCGGATATTATTTTTACACCTTGGTTTATTGACATGCATAATGACCATCGGGCAACGAGTACTTTTCTGGCACATTCTTTAAAAGCTATTTTAACTAATACAGCCATAAGTACTCAATACATAGCATGTTATGAAGTGAATTTTCCGGTTTATATTAATTATTCTATTAACATTACTAAATCATTTGAACAAAAAATTGAGATACTTAAAAATTACGTTAGCCAAAACCCTGAGCACCTTGAGAACGTAATTAAGAATTTAAATAAATACCGTGCAGAACAAATAGGACTTAGGCAGATTCTTTGGGCAGAGGCCTATTATGTATGTAATTGTGAATTCTTCTGTACACTGATTGAAAGGTTTTTATAA
- the loaP gene encoding antiterminator LoaP, which translates to MYWYVLSIRTGMEEKVKKLLSKILDNDLFIPFIPLLKTVFKKQGVIKYEVKPLFPGYIFIESKLSQHEFTKEISDIISYIDNINHLLRYSDTEIALRETEKQLLLSLCDDKHCIESSIAIKEGSKIYIEEGPLKGKECIIKKVNRHKHLATIELNFMGEIRLVSVSLDVIEKIS; encoded by the coding sequence TTGTACTGGTATGTGTTATCTATCCGGACAGGTATGGAGGAAAAAGTTAAAAAACTTTTAAGTAAAATACTGGATAATGATTTGTTTATTCCATTTATACCCCTCTTAAAAACTGTATTTAAGAAGCAGGGAGTTATAAAATATGAAGTAAAACCGTTATTCCCAGGATATATCTTTATTGAGTCTAAATTGTCACAACATGAATTTACAAAAGAAATAAGTGATATTATTTCTTATATTGATAACATAAACCATCTCTTAAGATACTCGGATACTGAGATCGCCTTGAGGGAAACTGAAAAACAATTATTACTTAGCTTGTGTGATGATAAGCATTGTATTGAGTCATCAATCGCTATCAAAGAAGGTAGCAAAATTTATATAGAAGAAGGGCCTCTCAAAGGCAAAGAATGTATTATTAAGAAGGTAAACAGGCATAAACACTTAGCAACGATTGAGTTAAATTTTATGGGAGAGATAAGGCTGGTTAGTGTATCACTAGATGTTATTGAGAAAATATCATAA
- a CDS encoding radical SAM protein, with translation MKKKLLLCDMVIAKNLCNASCEYCLTNYDNYDPGQACLRNEYIYEKGTNLYQRLNYIIDTLQQKLDIGALKISGGEILLVKNIISLLEERSSQFINVQLMTNGILLNDESISRLKAIPNFYLQISFDSSDFEGNFYRNKNRNMHDRLLKNIDNVLKSGIPLEINCVVTDRSITHLSNFLDYLKQYEGYPLKVFPFPVRGDEVEKYFPKEEQITELDKIIDNYDNYKSIIPPVQYWEGLKLFLQNKRRQRICMIPYHTFQFFDDGQFTPCPYWWTVELGNLFRDSEAVIDNFQTAPVYRMLLASKPKLGSCDHCYIRSEVLNLYFEGVLSKADIKTIPFYSKPEMLKFLETVKADYLELHGRKLV, from the coding sequence ATGAAAAAGAAATTATTATTATGTGATATGGTAATTGCGAAAAATCTATGTAATGCTTCCTGTGAGTATTGTCTTACAAATTATGACAATTATGATCCGGGTCAAGCATGTTTAAGAAATGAATATATATATGAAAAAGGTACTAACTTGTACCAACGTTTGAATTATATCATAGATACTCTTCAGCAGAAGCTTGATATAGGGGCGCTTAAAATCAGCGGGGGAGAAATTCTGCTGGTAAAGAATATTATTTCTTTATTGGAAGAACGCTCATCACAATTTATAAATGTTCAGTTAATGACTAATGGTATTTTATTGAATGATGAATCTATTTCAAGACTAAAAGCAATTCCTAACTTCTATCTGCAGATTTCCTTTGACAGCAGTGATTTCGAGGGGAATTTTTATCGTAATAAGAACAGGAATATGCATGATAGACTCTTGAAAAATATTGATAACGTATTAAAAAGCGGAATACCATTGGAAATTAATTGTGTTGTTACAGATCGTAGTATTACCCATTTAAGCAACTTTTTAGATTACTTGAAGCAATATGAGGGTTACCCCTTAAAGGTTTTCCCATTCCCAGTCCGTGGTGATGAGGTTGAAAAGTACTTTCCAAAGGAAGAACAGATAACTGAACTCGATAAAATTATAGATAATTACGATAATTATAAAAGTATTATCCCACCGGTACAGTACTGGGAGGGATTAAAATTGTTCCTCCAAAACAAGAGAAGACAAAGAATCTGTATGATTCCATATCATACATTCCAATTTTTCGATGATGGTCAATTTACCCCATGTCCATATTGGTGGACTGTTGAGCTTGGAAATCTGTTTCGTGACAGTGAAGCTGTAATCGATAATTTCCAAACAGCTCCCGTGTACCGCATGTTATTGGCTAGTAAGCCTAAGTTAGGTTCATGTGACCATTGCTACATACGTTCTGAAGTGTTAAATCTTTATTTTGAAGGTGTACTTTCAAAAGCAGATATAAAAACAATTCCGTTCTATAGCAAACCTGAAATGTTGAAATTCTTAGAAACAGTTAAAGCAGACTATCTTGAATTGCATGGGAGGAAGCTGGTATGA
- a CDS encoding glycosyltransferase has product METYLIDLIIPTYNKSTRLRLVLESLCYQIMPKEQFKVIIVDDGSTDDTSNVVNDYITKLNINYIYQNNSGRSHARNTGLNAADASIVVFVDDDVILSNAFISSHYELHQKFDNSIVHGKIYELPYLKFFSDPSLGTILQSDTLSLNTDTSGLTNYLITTEDVRTLEKIDKQKRTSSFEKYIFTILTRAIQHENLHKLDFIGCTGANLSGKKEVFENVDGFDESFGRLWGCEDVEMGYRLQKKGVKILYLDKACNYHITHLRQNYKEALLKAYELFYMKHQDPIIKLLPKLLLNEIKDVYKFCDYLTEKS; this is encoded by the coding sequence ATGGAAACATATTTAATTGATTTAATTATTCCTACATATAATAAATCTACACGATTAAGGCTGGTACTTGAATCGTTATGTTATCAAATAATGCCTAAAGAGCAATTTAAGGTAATTATTGTCGATGACGGTTCAACGGATGATACATCAAATGTCGTAAATGATTACATTACTAAATTGAATATAAACTATATATATCAAAATAATTCCGGACGCTCACATGCAAGAAATACTGGTTTGAATGCAGCAGATGCGTCTATTGTGGTTTTCGTTGATGATGATGTTATTCTGTCAAATGCTTTTATAAGTAGCCACTATGAATTACATCAAAAGTTTGATAATTCTATAGTTCATGGAAAAATATATGAACTGCCATACTTGAAATTTTTTAGTGATCCGTCTTTGGGAACTATTTTACAATCAGATACTTTATCACTTAATACTGATACTTCCGGATTAACAAATTATTTGATTACTACAGAAGATGTCAGAACACTTGAAAAAATTGATAAACAGAAACGGACATCCTCATTTGAAAAATATATTTTTACTATATTAACAAGAGCAATACAACATGAGAACCTGCATAAGCTAGACTTTATAGGGTGTACAGGGGCTAACCTTTCAGGCAAAAAGGAAGTTTTTGAAAACGTTGACGGTTTCGATGAATCCTTTGGTAGACTGTGGGGATGCGAAGATGTAGAAATGGGATACAGACTACAAAAAAAAGGAGTTAAAATTCTATACTTAGATAAAGCTTGTAATTACCATATCACTCATTTAAGACAAAATTATAAAGAAGCTTTGTTGAAAGCATATGAGCTCTTTTACATGAAACATCAGGACCCTATTATTAAATTGCTACCAAAGCTGTTACTTAATGAGATTAAAGATGTTTATAAGTTTTGTGATTATCTAACAGAGAAAAGTTAA
- a CDS encoding mannose-1-phosphate guanylyltransferase yields MKIIILAGGGGTRLFPVSRANKPKQFMSVNSGLSLLAQTVKRYLQLVQPSDILILTGNKYLNDVREELRKIEALNVHIIAEPCAKNTAPAIALALKYCIELLFVNKYEEIVVAPSDHIIEPDDIFAEKLKLCLEYAKDGKLVTIGVSPTRPETGYGYIKIGEKYKKGFYCEKFVEKPDLRTAELYLEEGCYYWNSGMYIFTLDTFVSELREHCPELYKFITTKSYSQFNEKFETLESISIDYAITEKSTRTITVLLEIYWNDIGSWDSIYEYLEKNEEGNIQIGDCKIIDCKNSMLISNDRLVVALGLEDIIVVETDDVIMVAKKGETQRIKEVYDAIKDRNVAHEYINTKDCGKVVLGFHKEQILK; encoded by the coding sequence ATGAAAATTATTATTTTAGCAGGGGGAGGGGGGACAAGACTGTTTCCTGTTTCTCGGGCTAACAAACCAAAACAGTTTATGAGTGTAAACTCAGGGTTATCTTTATTGGCCCAAACCGTTAAGAGATACCTACAATTAGTACAGCCTAGTGATATTCTAATTTTAACCGGAAATAAGTATTTAAATGATGTTAGAGAAGAACTGAGAAAAATAGAGGCGTTAAACGTACATATAATAGCAGAACCATGTGCCAAAAACACTGCTCCGGCAATAGCGTTAGCCTTAAAATACTGTATCGAGTTGCTTTTTGTAAATAAGTACGAAGAGATAGTTGTTGCCCCTTCTGATCATATAATAGAGCCCGATGATATATTTGCTGAAAAGTTAAAACTCTGTTTGGAGTACGCCAAGGATGGAAAACTTGTTACAATAGGTGTATCTCCCACCAGACCTGAAACTGGCTATGGTTATATAAAAATAGGGGAAAAATATAAAAAAGGGTTTTATTGCGAGAAATTTGTGGAAAAGCCGGATTTAAGGACTGCTGAATTATATCTGGAGGAAGGTTGCTATTACTGGAATTCGGGTATGTACATATTTACTTTGGATACGTTTGTTAGTGAACTAAGAGAACATTGTCCGGAATTATATAAATTTATTACAACAAAATCTTATTCTCAATTTAATGAAAAGTTCGAAACCTTAGAAAGTATATCTATTGACTATGCTATTACCGAAAAATCTACAAGGACTATTACTGTTTTACTTGAGATTTATTGGAATGATATTGGCTCATGGGATTCAATTTATGAATATCTTGAAAAAAATGAAGAAGGTAACATACAAATAGGTGATTGTAAAATTATTGACTGCAAGAATTCTATGCTCATTTCTAACGATAGGCTTGTTGTAGCTCTTGGCCTTGAGGATATTATTGTTGTAGAAACCGACGATGTAATAATGGTAGCTAAAAAAGGTGAGACGCAAAGGATTAAAGAGGTTTATGATGCCATAAAAGATAGAAATGTTGCTCACGAATATATAAATACAAAAGATTGTGGGAAAGTTGTACTAGGTTTCCATAAGGAACAGATTTTAAAGTAA
- a CDS encoding acyl carrier protein produces the protein MDISQIYETINKAIKETVNREISDEMLRDDVDIVQSIGINSIDAISILVKIEELFNIQVDDDDLNTELIRTTKNLAEYVEKKLSEVG, from the coding sequence ATGGATATATCTCAAATTTATGAAACAATAAACAAAGCTATAAAGGAGACTGTAAATCGAGAGATTAGTGATGAGATGCTTCGCGATGATGTGGATATTGTTCAGAGCATAGGAATTAATTCAATTGATGCCATCAGTATTCTTGTAAAAATCGAAGAACTGTTTAATATTCAAGTTGATGATGATGACTTGAACACAGAGCTTATACGAACAACCAAAAATTTAGCAGAGTATGTTGAAAAGAAATTAAGCGAAGTAGGTTGA